The Anaerolineae bacterium region AAACCGAGCAGCAATTTTATTCTGAAAGTGAAGGCCGTTTTCTGCCCGACCGTTACATCGAAGGCGCCTGCCCCCACTGCGGTTACGAAGGGGCGCGGGGCGACCAGTGCGACAACTGCAAAAAATTGCTTGATCCCACCGAGCTGATTGACCCCCGCAGCAAAACCGACGGCAGCACGCCCGTTTTGCGCGAAACCGAACATTTTTACTTAGACCTGGCCAAACTCAACCAGGCCATCCAAGATTACCTGGCCGATAAGGATTACTGGCGGCCCAACGTGATCAATTTTAGCCGCCAATACGTTAAAGAGGGCCTCAAAGGCCGCCCCATCACCCGCGACCTGGAGTGGGGAATCCCCATTCCCCTGGCCGGCTACGAGGGTAAGCGCATTTACGTTTGGTTTGAAGCCGTTATTGGTTACTTTAGCGCCAGCATCGAGTGGGCGCGCAACGCGGGCCGGCCGGAAGAATGGCAAGCGTGGTGGTACGACCCGCAGGCCAAAACCTACTACTTCATCGGCAAAGACAACATCCCCTTCCACGCCGTTATCTGGCCCGCCGAGTTAATGGCTACCGGACGCCGTCTCTACAACAACGACCCCCACCAACGCCTCAACCTGCCCTACGATGTGCCCTCCAATGAATACCTGAACATGGAAGGCCAAAAACTGAGCACCAGCCGCAACTGGGCCATTTGGGCCCCGGATTTGCTGGAACGTTTTGACCCCGACCCCATCCGTTTTTATTTGACCTTTATTGCCCCGGAGAGCCGCGACACCGACTTTACCTTTGAAGACTTTGTGCGCCGCAACAACGACGAATTGGTGGCTACCTGGGGCAACCTGGCCAACCGGGTATTGGGCTTTGCCTACAAACGCTACAACGGCCGGGTTCCGCCCGTTGGCCCGGCCGGCCTGGACGAACTGGACCGGCAGATTTTGGCCGAAGTGGAGGCCGGTTTTGAGTCCGTTGGTACGCTTCTGGCCGAAGTAAAATTAAAGGCCGCCCTGGACGAGAGTCTGCGCCTGGCCCGTTTGGCCAATGTATACCTGGACCGTAAAGCGCCCTGGAGCGTTTTTAAAGAAGACCCCATGGCCGCGGGCACTTCAATTTACGTGGCCCTGCGGGTGATTGACAATCTTAAAATACTGCTGGCTCCCGTTTTACCCCACACCGGCCAACTTTTGCACCAATACTTGGGCTATGAGAGCCAGCTCTTTGGCCGCCAATACACCCAATCCTTCACCGAACAGGAGCGAGAACACATGGCCCTTTGTTATGACAACAGCCAGGCCACGGGACAGTGGCAGCCCAGCCAACTGGCGCCGGGCCGGCCTCTGCGGCAGCCGGGGCCTTTGTTCAAAAAGCTGGAGCCGGAAGTGGCCGAAGCGGAACTGCAACGCTTGTTAAAAGCCTGATCCACCGGTCGGGCCGCTTAACCGAACTATGAAATACACCGCTATCAATTCTTACCCCAAAGCCCTGGCTTACATTTACGGCCACATCAATTTTGAACGTAAAATGATGCCCAAATACAGCTCCGACCTGTTGAACCTGGACCGGATGCAAACGTTGCTGGCTCGCCTGGACAATCCTCATCGCCGCTTTCCGTCTCTGTTGATTGCCGGAACCAAAGGCAAAGGTTCCACCGCGGCCATTGCCGAAAACATTTTGCGGGCCGCCGGTTACCGCACGGGCCTGTTCATCTCCCCGCACCTGCACAGCTTTCGAGAGCGGATTCGGGTGAGCGGAGAGATGGTCAGCGAAACCCACCTCACCAACCTGGTAAACCGGCTGCGGCCTCACTTTGAGGCCATCCCCAACCTGACCGTATTTGAGATGGTGACCGCCCTGGCCTTTGTTACCTTTGCCGAAACCAACGTTGACGTGGCCGTGCTGGAGG contains the following coding sequences:
- the metG gene encoding methionine--tRNA ligase, giving the protein MTENILVCTAWPYANGNLHIGHLAGAYLPADIFARYHRLKGNRVLMVSGSDSHGTPITLRADAEGVSPRELFERFHLRFLETFQQIGVSYDLFTHTDTQNHYRVSQDIFTACLNNGYLYTQTEQQFYSESEGRFLPDRYIEGACPHCGYEGARGDQCDNCKKLLDPTELIDPRSKTDGSTPVLRETEHFYLDLAKLNQAIQDYLADKDYWRPNVINFSRQYVKEGLKGRPITRDLEWGIPIPLAGYEGKRIYVWFEAVIGYFSASIEWARNAGRPEEWQAWWYDPQAKTYYFIGKDNIPFHAVIWPAELMATGRRLYNNDPHQRLNLPYDVPSNEYLNMEGQKLSTSRNWAIWAPDLLERFDPDPIRFYLTFIAPESRDTDFTFEDFVRRNNDELVATWGNLANRVLGFAYKRYNGRVPPVGPAGLDELDRQILAEVEAGFESVGTLLAEVKLKAALDESLRLARLANVYLDRKAPWSVFKEDPMAAGTSIYVALRVIDNLKILLAPVLPHTGQLLHQYLGYESQLFGRQYTQSFTEQEREHMALCYDNSQATGQWQPSQLAPGRPLRQPGPLFKKLEPEVAEAELQRLLKA